The nucleotide sequence AGTGATTTAGGACAGCTTCTACCTTGAAAGCAGTAATACCAGGGGTCTTGGAACATAAGGGCCATACAAGGAAAGCCAGGCTATGCCTGCAATCCAAGCAAAGAAGGCGTGTTTTATGGTGTTGGGCAATAGAAGGAGGACTCTTCAatgcaaagttgtttttttttaaacccttaccttccaccttagaatcaatactgtgtattggctccaaggcagaagagtggtaagggtagacaatgggggtcaagtgacttgcccagggtcacacagctgggaagtgtctgaggccagatttgaatctaggacctcctgtctctaggcttgactcttgatccactgagctacctagctgcccccaaccacAACTCAAAGCTTTTGAGAGAGCATATTAGATCATGCAGGGCCTCCATCCATAAAGCCCACCATATATCTCAGCCTTTGACTGAGGGTGGTAACACCACCCCACAGCCACTACAATTATTCCTCTCTGAAGGGAACCTGGCTACTCTTGCAGAGGAAAAGTACTACAGTGGTCAGGCTTGGAATGGGTCCCTCAATCACTTAAAGGCACATGGAGATGAACCAATAGTGTGTTGACAGAAGCTTCCCCATTCATGCCTTCCAACAGAGTCTTATGCCCTAGCAAAATACTGGCTTAAAGAGTCTGTGGAGAAAAGAATAAGAGGCCTCAGGGTATCCTGCAATTTGTGTTTCAGGACCTTTAAAAATGATAGATTTCCTTGTGCTTTTTGCTTGAGTGGAGTTAAGCTGGAGCCCTTTCCTTTGAGACTCAGCTGACAACAAAGGACTTGGGAGAAGGAGTTGGAAGTTGAGGCACAGAAAACACCTGTACTTCCCACCAAGATAtttgagaaagaggaaaacaaaaacaaaaaaaaaagtctgattttCCATGGCTCCATTTGGGTCTTCACTGCCCTTTAGCACATATGGATACAGTCGGTACAAAAAGGATGAGACATAAATATACAGTATAAATAGAGTGGGCACAAGCCCATAAATACAGCAGCAGGCATGTGCATATTTCCATTCGCTCCAAAGGCTATCAAGCCATTCATCACCACTTGGGAAGAAGAAGCCTTTGAGCCCTTATAATCTCTGAAATAGCCAGTCATGATGTTTATTGTAGGCAGGAATTGCAGGCCTGGGTGGTCTTCTGGGTCTCAAAGGAGTTCAGGAATAAAAATCCTAGGGCAAAAAGCAAATGACGCCACCTTCACCCTTAGTTGGCTGCCTCTACCGCTGTTTGTGATCCAATAGGGATTCAAAATCAGGGGAACACACGAGCTTGTGTTTTACATGGCCCAACACTGTCAAATCGCCTGTTCTGCTGTCTCCAATACTCACAGACACCAGCTCCTAGAAGTGAAGGAAGAATAATCCCATTGCCACTCAATCAACTTTTCCTGAACCCCAGTGACCTCTAGTTCTCTTCCTCAGCATCTGGCTCTAAGATCCTCCCAAAAAACTTCACCCCATAGGCCCTTAGGGACTTCAAATATTACCTGCAAAAAGGAGCAGGAAGTACCCACTGTTACATCAAGCGTCACTTTGCCCAGAAGCAGTTGCACCTTTCCTGATTTTCGGATAAGCAGTTTTCCCACCTGACCCTCTGTTAGGTCACTCAAGGTACACAGGTTCTCTGCCAGTTTAGCTTCCTATAGATTAGATGAGAAAGAAGTCATTCTCAATTGTGTCACAAAAATGAGCCACCCTCTTCCCTATGACCTCAAACTATCCCCCCAAAACAGTAGCATTAGGCAGTGAATCAAAGGGACTAGCCTCTTGGCTCTTCAAAAAGCCCTCTTGTAGGATTGCCTGTGGTGAAATCTTCCAAAAGGGTAAGGAGTAGAAAATGAGCATTCCTGGCAAAAATCAGGCTTATAACAAAAATGCTATACACTCAGGCTACCTTGACCTGTGACCCTCAGACCCCTCTTCCCTGAGAAGGTCCCCAGTTCATTGTCCTTCCTATCCCCCACTTACACTCTCCATGATCATACCCGGTCTTTCTCTGGCTTCACAAGAACCATCTGCCCATCCTCTCCTTGAACTTCTGTCTTGATGGGTTTGATATCCTGGGTGGGAGGTTGGCCAGGGAGTGTGTCAGGCAACTGCAGAAACAACAGCTCTTCCTCCTTGGCAAAACTAAGTTCCTTGAGTAAGTCTGCCACAGACACATCTTGAGGAAGTCCAGGCGCCACTCGGCCAGGCTTGGGGGGAGCAGCTGCCCTGGTCTCATCTTCATCTTGTGGTTCCTCTTTCACTGTtccagagagaaaaaatgaagggatcTCTATTGGGAAGCTTTTCTAGAGAGCTGTGTATTTGTGTGGAGAGAGTGTGAAGGTATATGTGTGTAGAAGTTTGGAAATATGCACTTATCAAAAAGTTAAAACTCACTTAATACTTTTTTATGAAATTCCTTATAGCAATAGTCTTATAAACATGGAAAATGGGAGATCCATAAAGGGATTTGACCAAAAGAACATTTAGAAAAGACATTGCAGATAATCTCAAGAGGCCTCTCTGACCCAATTTTTAAAGTTAGGAAACATTCCCTAATTCCAAGGTAAGGTTATAAAATGAATGTATCACAACATGTATTATACTATACATTGCACCAGCCTAAAGGCATGGgaatactcattcattcattctttgtgGGCTTATAAAGCAAAATGCCCCTTGAATTGAAGGCAGCATTCAAAGTATGCATTTCATTCCTGAGCATCCTCCCATTCTCCAAGGCAGGCATGTCAGTGAGCCAGGAACCAGATGGCTGCAGAAAGCTGAGCTGCTGTGCTGAACATGGTCCAGTGTAGGGCAGCAGCCAAGTTACCTCCTGTCATGGCAAGTCCTACTTTCCCGCTAATATTCCTTGGAGGGATTATTTGGAGAGATTCCCCATAGAGGAGAAAGTGagacaagagagaagagaaagaggatacCTTTCAGGGCTGGCACATCCACCTCCATGCTTTCTTCCTTGGTTCTCCCTATCCAGGGCTTGACATCAGGTTCTTCACTCTCTTCTTTAAAAAGCCACCCTGAGTGCGCCAGAGGAAGCTGCACAGGCTTGTTTCGAGTATCATTCCTGAGCCCTGGGTCATCTATGAACTGCCAGAAGGAAGAATCAGAAGACTCTTGTAACTTGGCAAGAAGGAGACATATGACATTCAGTGGTACCCAaccttgttttttttccaaacaaaGGGGCAGAGGACAAAAATTCCCAAAACTGGCTGTCCAGCCTGGTGAAGACACCAGAATTCTTCCTCAATCATGCCTGTCCAGAGGTCCTCCCCAAGTACTACAAAGATGCCCTCTTCTCCCTGGGATCCCTGATACCTACATCATCCTTCTCCAGCATGCGAAGAAtttgtttagtttcttcatctgtttcccttttctcctttttgatgTTGATAATATGAGATGGGCCAAAGTCTGACACGTCCACTGTCTTATCCCAGTTGCCTGCAGTAAATCATTCAGCTCATTTGAGATATGGAAGAATGCAAGAAGATGAGAACACAACTAGGGAATATTAATATCAACCCCTTATTTTTCTCTGACAGGTGTTCCAATTCCAGCATTGCCAGATCTCCACTCAAAGATTTAATTCAAAT is from Gracilinanus agilis isolate LMUSP501 chromosome 2, AgileGrace, whole genome shotgun sequence and encodes:
- the POLR3D gene encoding DNA-directed RNA polymerase III subunit RPC4 → MSEGSSAGEAGPAGAGRPSLSGARGLIGRRPAAPLTPGRLPSIRSRDLTLGGVKKKTFTPNIISRKIKEEPKEEILVKKEKRERDRDRQRDGHGRGRGRPEVIQSHSIFEQGPAEMMKKKGNWDKTVDVSDFGPSHIINIKKEKRETDEETKQILRMLEKDDFIDDPGLRNDTRNKPVQLPLAHSGWLFKEESEEPDVKPWIGRTKEESMEVDVPALKVKEEPQDEDETRAAAPPKPGRVAPGLPQDVSVADLLKELSFAKEEELLFLQLPDTLPGQPPTQDIKPIKTEVQGEDGQMVLVKPEKDREAKLAENLCTLSDLTEGQVGKLLIRKSGKVQLLLGKVTLDVTVGTSCSFLQELVSVSIGDSRTGDLTVLGHVKHKLVCSPDFESLLDHKQR